From the Cloeon dipterum chromosome 4, ieCloDipt1.1, whole genome shotgun sequence genome, the window tttctcaaaatattcaaCTACCAAGAGCTGCTTGCTCAGAAGAATAATGTCCAGCATTTGATGTCTGATGCTAGTCTCTCACTCTTCCCGGAATACAGGAGCAAATGTCGGGTGCTTAGAGAAAGGGACTATGTTGACAACTCCAATATCGGTAAGATTTATGTTACttcttgctttaaaatttccaaatattgggtaataatgaataattaagaCATGATAGTAGAAATGGATGGTAAAGCATATTATCCTCACTCTtgaaaaagttgttttaaaGAGAATAAccaaaaactaattatttttagtaattttcttGCTGATCTCTCTGCATTACGAAATTTGTCCAaacatttaagatttttttaagctttaaGTTTACTCTAAATTCCATAATATAGAAACAAGTGgggtttgaattattattttgcaaactttgTGTACTCTAGCAtactaacaaaataaattagttcaaCTGAAGGGTAAAGTGGCTTGCCAGATGGGCAGTCAAGAGCTTCTGATTACCGAAATGATCCTTGGAGGAGTGTTCAACACCTTGGATGCAGCCGAAACCGCGTCACTACTTTCCAGCTTAGTGTTGCAGCAAAAACGCTCAAGGGATGAGCGGGGCTGTGATCCAAAAGATCTTGCTCCAACAGAAGCACTCAAAGaagtaaaaattgcattagaTTTGGGTCAAACCAAAActgattttcaattcaatcagGCGGTAGCTGAAACCCTGAAGATTGCTGCTGATTTAGAGAACTGCCAGTTCAGCTGTGAAGTACCACAAGACGCGATGGACATGTTCACTAATATCCTCAATTTTGAGCTGTTGGAGGTTGTTCACAAGTGGGCTTTGGGAGAGGTAAGAatcaaaaaacagttttatacatttacattttttgttgacTAATTTTATTCTAGCCATTTGCTGAAATCATCAAGCTAACGGAACATCAAGAGGGCATCATCACCAGGTGCATTCAGCAGTTGTGTGAAGCGCTGAGAGATGCTCAGGACGCTGCTAGGACTATTGGAGATACACAGTTGCATGAGAAGATGACGGAAGCGTTCAATTCCATCAAACGAGACATTGTATTCGCAGCAAGTTTATACacacagtaaataaattagaattatattttaaatttggataaaatCACTTTATAAACTTCCCATTCTCATACTTCAAAATCATCTTTTTGAATTCGTTCATATTTTGGGTGTCATTTGATTCGCCAGTCATAGACTTGGGCCAGTAAATGTTGTTTAATATTAGTTTGACCCATTTTTTCCTTGTGATCCATGCGAGCTCAAGAAACAAAACGAGCAGAGCGAGCACCATTCCAAAACTGAGTAGTAACATAGCTGGTGCCACAtccagaatattaatttttgtaaaagctTCTTCCTCACACACGGCCTCTTTGATCATTGAGTGTTGCATGCCAACATCCAGCAATCCAgtctcaaataaaatcatcagCCTGAAACTCAAGTAGTCTTAGTCAAGTATGTTATATTATGCGAATCACGCGAACCTGTAATCgaaaatttctttgatttccGAATGCTTTTGGAGGCCAATCGATATAGGatgtttaaaaaaggtttccTTCAAAACGTGGATATGGCAAGCATTTTCCAACCCAAATTTCTGGTGCAGCACTTGGCGGCTGACAACGTTGAACGCCATAAAAACGTAATTACCTTTGAAGGTTTTTGACAGTCCTTCGTCAATAGAAGAAACCAGTGTTCGCTCCTTTTTACCCACGATCTTGTTCTTCCAAATTTTCCCCAACATAGTATCAGGAGATGAGaactacaattttttatggttcACATAAATTGatagatatttttgtttcaaaacctGAAATATATCTCTCTCCAAAGCCTTGGTAACAAATCCAAAGTCCCAATCTCGCTTGTTTAATACGTCAGTCAAACTGTTGATTGGGATCTTTGGCTTCTCGTTCGTTCTCATAGCGACCATTTTTGCCGAATACGCAATCGAAACGATCATATAGCAAGCAAAAATTGTCCAGATGAAAAATCGCCGCGACGGTCCACCGAAGTAACCAGAccaacctttttaaaatgtaaaatcgcAAATTTGTAAGAACTTGTTGTTTTATATGTAGTtataaattggaataattttcaccttgAAGCACAAGAGCGGAAAATACTCCGAAAAAGTCGGCACTGAAATTCGTCCTTCCTTCGTTTTTTGGCGACAGTTTGTAAAGCAAATACTTGACAGATGCTGCAAGAGGCAAAGTGAAACTTAAAGAGACCCAAATGCTAGGCGAGAAGGGTTGCAGAAAAGCACCCCAATTCAGCTGCCTCTCTGGTTTCTTAAAGTGAAGATGCCGACTGTGTGGTCAGAAGCAGATTAGATAAAACTAAAAGGGttgtaatatttgaaaattacccTATTATTTGGATTGGCTGCGTGAAATCGACATATTGAAGTCTTTCCTTAGCGCTTGAAATCTCGCAGCCAGTGACGTCAGCGATTCCCCGCTGCAGGTCGCCCATCAGACCAGTCCAGCTGTCATTGGAGG encodes:
- the LOC135944122 gene encoding probable glutamate receptor isoform X1; this encodes MRSLVLLAFLLNLNRAFALSETLTFHFISDYCVARHFKSVTLIAPHETLEDVSGRYYPLLRLLNKHGIRIAIAPPTPDAIVFSTSFTLYIMYYNVTLIQKITSSKKGNLSFAAGKNWLLLSDGEISNFQNISLRVDSDVFIANMFTKSVEIGEIYAVGTIPKFQVLGSWLAEKNELDLFGLKLHKLKRRQNLMGMEIKVSSVNINPQYTILQKDASGKNVFGGGYVGNILKNFQQVLNVTYNIKKLDGYAYGLYLTSNDSWTGLMGDLQRGIADVTGCEISSAKERLQYVDFTQPIQIIGRHLHFKKPERQLNWGAFLQPFSPSIWVSLSFTLPLAASVKYLLYKLSPKNEGRTNFSADFFGVFSALVLQGWSGYFGGPSRRFFIWTIFACYMIVSIAYSAKMVAMRTNEKPKIPINSLTDVLNKRDWDFGFVTKALERDIFQFSSPDTMLGKIWKNKIVGKKERTLVSSIDEGLSKTFKGNYVFMAFNVVSRQVLHQKFGLENACHIHVLKETFFKHPISIGLQKHSEIKEIFDYRLMILFETGLLDVGMQHSMIKEAVCEEEAFTKINILDVAPAMLLLSFGMVLALLVLFLELAWITRKKWVKLILNNIYWPKSMTGESNDTQNMNEFKKMILKYENGKFIK
- the LOC135944122 gene encoding glutamate receptor ionotropic, kainate 4-like isoform X2, with amino-acid sequence MFTKSVEIGEIYAVGTIPKFQVLGSWLAEKNELDLFGLKLHKLKRRQNLMGMEIKVSSVNINPQYTILQKDASGKNVFGGGYVGNILKNFQQVLNVTYNIKKLDGYAYGLYLTSNDSWTGLMGDLQRGIADVTGCEISSAKERLQYVDFTQPIQIIGRHLHFKKPERQLNWGAFLQPFSPSIWVSLSFTLPLAASVKYLLYKLSPKNEGRTNFSADFFGVFSALVLQGWSGYFGGPSRRFFIWTIFACYMIVSIAYSAKMVAMRTNEKPKIPINSLTDVLNKRDWDFGFVTKALERDIFQFSSPDTMLGKIWKNKIVGKKERTLVSSIDEGLSKTFKGNYVFMAFNVVSRQVLHQKFGLENACHIHVLKETFFKHPISIGLQKHSEIKEIFDYRLMILFETGLLDVGMQHSMIKEAVCEEEAFTKINILDVAPAMLLLSFGMVLALLVLFLELAWITRKKWVKLILNNIYWPKSMTGESNDTQNMNEFKKMILKYENGKFIK